The Phormidium sp. PBR-2020 DNA segment CCCACTACGCAAGACTGCTCACCGCTTATATCAGAAAACAGCCATCATGAACCCAGAACCCTTCGATATCGTGGAACTACTGGTCAGCCTACCAGAACATAACCTGCTTGTTGGGACCCAGGGCGCTATTGTCGAGCAGTACAGCGACAACGACTTTGAAGTAGAATTTTCTAACGAAGCCGGAGAAACCCTGGCCCTCTGTACCTTGCCACAGCAAAAATTTATCGTGGTTTGGAAGTCAGCCACTCAGCAATAGTTGACCGCTGCCGAAAGAATCACGGCAATTCTCCAATAGGTTCCTGAAAAGAACTCCTGAACTATGCTCGCTTCATTTATTAAAAGGCATAGTGTCCTTACCCCGACAGTTCTTTCCCGCAAACGATTTCCATAGAGTCCGTTTTCCGCTAGAGTAATTTAAACTATTTCTGCAAAACCACCCATGCTCAATCCAATGAAATGGTTGCGCAAACCGACAAACTTAGTCTTAATCGGCATTGCAACCACCCTATTAGTTATCTCTCAAGTGACGGTTTCCCAAGCCGTTGCTCCCCAAAACTCTTCTTATGAAATCTGGGGGTCTGATCAGTCTAACTCAGTCCCCGGTATCGATAGTTTAGGCATCGAAGGGGGATGGATTTGGATTTGGGACAGTCACGACCTAGAACAGCAAATTGAATCAGGGGTTGCGGCTCAACCGTTAGGCTGTGATGGACAAAATCGCCCCGGAGACGGCCCTTGTGATGTCAAGGCTGTTTTTCCGCCTAACTTAGCTGAATATGACGACAATAGCCCCACAGGGCAAACTCTAGGAGACTTACCCGGCTTAGGTCGTTTACATGGGATGTTAACAGACCCCCAACATAAATATCTCAACGTCAACTTATTCACCCCAGGGGGCGGTTATGTGGGGATTATCGATGGAGAAACCAAAGAGGCGATCGCCCTCTTCCGGGCCACAGCAACCAATGGAAGTGGCCCCGAACGTTCGGTACATATGTCCTTTTGGAACTCCGACGGTAGCGCCCTATTCGTCGCCAACTTAAACGGTAAATTGTTAGAACGCATTGATATTGTCCGCAATGACCAGGACCAAATTACTGATGCGATTTATAACAAAACTGCCTCGTTAGGTGTGGGCAAAGGCATGGAAGTCCTTGACTCTGCTAAAGTTTATCGCGGCAAAAACGCCCATAATCATGACTTAGTCGGAAAAGTTGCGGGCGACTATGACCCCACCGCCTTAGCAGATTTGACCCCCAGTGGGGAATGCAAAGAAAATGGCTGTGCCGCCGAGAACAATGCCAGCCAAGGGGGACGGGCCAACAACCTGATTATTTGCCCGATTATCTCCAGCTTAGATCATGCCTACATTACCCTCGCCGGAGGGGGGTTATTAGTAGCCGATACCACAACCACCCCCATGAGTCTGATTGGGGAATATGGCTCAGAAGTCATTAACGGTGCAGGATGTGGCGGAGTCGAAGCCGACGGCAACATCTGGTTAAATGCTGGGGTGTCTGCCTCTGCTGCGGGAGCCACCCAATCCACCTTTACCGTTTATACCCTTGAGGATCGGGCCTTTAGTGACAGTCCCAATCCTCCCAACAGTCCCGCCCCCGTTCTGGTCTATAAAGACTCCAGTAACACGGCGACGAATGGTAATACCAATGGCGAGGCGGAGAATACCACGGGACAGTTCCCCGGCGTGACGACTCGTCATGACAGTCATGGCATGGTGGCTACGGTGTCTGGGGCGTATATCCATACCACAGACCGGATTCAGAACGAGATGCAGGTGTTCAACAGCCAAACCCTAGAACGGACTCACTATGACCTCACCTCCGCTGATGGACAAGGGGATGGTGTAGGAGGCTGTGCTGCTGCGTCGATTACGGATGATGCGAACTTGCCTAGCAATGACCCGGCTCCGGATTTAATGGAGGTGAGTCCAGATGGCAAGTATCTGTTTGTCGCGTTCCGGGGACCGCTTCCTGTTTCTGTGGGTCACTCCTCCCAAGGAAGTTGTCCGGGGGTCGGTGTGGTTGAACTCACAGAGGGTGGGGCCTCGGGTCGCTTGGTCTCGGTCCTGCGCAGTTCTAATGTGATTGATGGGGCGATCGCCCCCATTGCCGGAGGTCATGATTATCAAGGTGAGGAACACAGTGATATGCACGGTGTCGCCATTCGTCGCAAGTAACCCCTCCAAGGCGAGTTAACGTGAGTTCGGATTAACCTGAACTCACGTTACGGTAGCCGAACGCCTGCCCCGGGACCCAGGGGCAACCCCAGCACAAACCAGAGAACAAAAAACAGGGCCCAACTAATCAGGAACGCCACCGAATAGGGCAGCATGGTGGCAATCAGGGTGCCAATCTTGAGGTTTTTATCAAACCGCTGCCCAAAGGCCACAATCAAGGGAAAATAGACCATTAGCGGCGTAATGATATTACTCGCCGAGTCACCAATGCGAAACACGAGTTGTGTCAGCTCCGGCGTATAGCCCAATAGCATCAGCATCGGCACAAAAATGGGAGCCATAATCGCCCACTGGGCCGATGCTGAACCGATGAAGAGGTTAATAAACGCGCTCAGCAGGACAAAGCTCAACAGCAACGCAATGCCGGTAAAGCCGCTAGCTTCTAGCAAATTTGCGCCATTCACCGCAAAGATAACGCCCAGGTTGCTCCAGCTAAAGTAGGCAATAAACTGTGCCGCCACAAAAGACAGGACGATGTAGTAGCCCATGGC contains these protein-coding regions:
- a CDS encoding DUF4926 domain-containing protein — protein: MMNPEPFDIVELLVSLPEHNLLVGTQGAIVEQYSDNDFEVEFSNEAGETLALCTLPQQKFIVVWKSATQQ